GTCGACCGTGAGCGCGGGGCCTTCCGGCGTCACCGTGGCGGCGCGGCCGTTGGGGTAGGAGCCTTCGATGGCGAAGGTCAGCGTGCCCTTGAAGGGCGCGCCCGTGCGGTCTTCGCGCATCACCAGCACCTGATAGTCCAGCAGGCCGGGGGCGCGCTTGAAGCTGGCCGAACGGATGCCGAGGTTGCCGCCGCGGGGGTCGGGCGGCATGGCGTCCTGGAACAGCACCAGTTCCTTGTTCAGCGTTTCGATCTTGGCGCGGGATTCCGCCAGGTCGGTGGTCAGTTTTTCGTGGCCGGCCTTGTTGGCGTCGCGCTGCTGCGTGGCTTCTTCAAGTTGGGTCTGCAGGCGCTGGCGCTCCATGTTGGAGGCGCTGAGCTCGCTATGCAGCTGTTCGGATTGTTCGACGGTCAGGCGTTGCGGACCGTAGTTGGTCTGCAGGAAGAGCACACCGCCCGCGCCAAGCGCAATGCCAACCATCAGCAGGACGAGCCAGCGCGGCATGCGGCGCGTGCGTTGCCCCGGCTGGTATACGGAGGGCTTGAACGTGGCCCGTTGCGATCTTCCAAACATCCCCATTCCTAGAAAACTTCCTGTGTATATGCCTGTCGACAAGCGGCGCGCGCATGCCAAAGCGTCAGAGAATACCCCGTTAGCCGGGGGCGATGGTGCGCAGACAAGCCTCGTTGCGCACCTTGATATTGTGAAATATGTGGGTGTCAGGCGGCCTTGTCAGGCGGCCGTGCCAGCCAGTTCCGCGTCCAGGTCGGCGAGCCGTTGCGGGGTGCCGACATCAGTCCATCGGCCCGCATGCCGGGCGCCGTGCACCTGGTCCTGGCCCATCGCCTGCCTGAGCAGCGGCGCCAGCGGCGCCGCTTCACCGCGCGGGACGTCCGCGAACAACGAAGGATGGTAGACGCCCACGCCGGCAAAGGTCAAACGGGGCTCGCCGTGGGCCAGCACACGCCCATCAGCCGTCAGGACGAAGTCGCCGGCAGGATGGTGCGCGGGATTGTCCACCAATAGCAGCCAGGCGCCGCCCCGTGCCACGAGGCGCGAGGCGTCTTGCGCGGCGGCGGGATCCCAGTCGCACCAGATGTCGCCGTTGATGACGAGGAACGGGTCGTCGCCCAACAGGGGGAGCGCCTGCGCAATGCCGCCGGCGGTTTCCAGCGCGGTGGCTTCGGCCGAATAGCGGATGCGCACGCCATGCGCCGAGCCATCGCCCAGCGCGCGTTCGATTTCGTGGCCAAGCCAGGCGTGGTTGATGACGATGTCCCGGACACCGGCCGCGGCCAGGCGTTCCAGGTGCCAGACGATCAGCGGCTTGCCGCCCACCGGCAGCATGGGCTTGGGCAGGCGGTCGGTCAGCGGGCGCATGCGTTCGCCGCGGCCCGCGGCGAGGATCATGGCGCGCATCAGAACGTGTATCCGACGCTGACCTGGCGGTCGTCCAGGCGGTCCAGCAGGCGCAGGAGCGGCGTAAAGACGCCGTAGCGCTGCGCCACCTGGCGCACGTAACCGTTCACGCGCGGCATGTGCGCCAGATAGTGCGCCTTGCCGTCGCGATGGTTCAGCCGCGCGAAGACGCCCAGGATGCGCAGGTTGCGCTGCAGGCCCATCCATTCATAGGCGCGGTGGAAGTCGGCGAAATCGGTGTCGACGGGCAAGCCCGCCGCGCGCGCCATTTCCCAATAGCGGATCGCCCAGTCGAGCTGCTGCGGCTCTTCCCAGGTGGTCCGGGCATCGGTCACCAGCGAGGCCAGGTCGTAGGTGATGGGGCCGGCCAACGCGTCCTGGAAGTCGATGACGCCGGGATTGGGTCCGTATTGCGGCTGGTCGCAGACCATCAGATTGGGCGAATGGAAATCGCGGTGCACCAGCACCTGCGGCTGTCCGCCGTTGCTGGCCGACAGCAGCGCGAAGATCTTTTCCAGGGCGTTGGCGGTCTTGTCGTCCAGCGTGACACCGTGGTGCTTCTGCACGTACCACTCGGGGAACAGTTTCAGCTCGTCGGCCAGGCGCGCGCTGTCGTAGTTGCCCAGGCCGGCGGTCGAGGCCTTTTGCAGCTTGACCAGGGCCGCCAGCGCCTCGCGGTACAGCGTCTGCAACTGGGCGTCGTCCAGTCCGTCCTGAATGCGCTGGTAATAGGTTTGTTCGCCCAGATCGGACAGCAGCAGCAGGCCCTGGTCCAGGTCCTGCGCCAGCACCGCCGGCACGTTCAGGCCAGCATCCGCCAGCAGCTTGTCCACGTGCAGGAACGGGCGGCAGTCCTCGTGCTGGGGCGGGGCGTCCATGACAATCAGGGTGCGCGATCCGGCGTCCAGCCTGAAGTACCGGCGAAAGCTTGCATCAGCCGACGCGGGGCGCAGCGTCTCCACGGCCAGGTTCAGGGCAGGGGGCAGGCCTTGCAGCCAGGTGCGCACCTGCGCCAAGCGGGGGTCGTGATCGTTTTTCAAGGAAGATCCGTGTCAGAAGGGCAAAATTGCGGAAAATTCGATTTGGCGAACATAAGGCTGGGCGTTGTTCGCGGCTTCTCTATAATACCGGCTCATTTTCCGTCAGCATTGGCCCCCCGTGGGCGCCTTTGTCCGGCTCTCCCATGGTCAAAAAGGGCTGTTTTCACTCGTGCGCAAGGTTCCGTGGTTGATCCTATCTGTTGTCAGCGTCGCCGCCGGAGCCGCCCAGGCTCAAGGTAGCCCGGATGCCGCTGCTTCCGCGCCGTCGGTCTCTTCAACCCCGCAACTGCGCACGTCTCCCGGCCTGCGCATGCACCGGTTGCCCGACGAGAGCATTCCCGCTTTCATGGAAGCGGACACCATTTCGGGCGACCCCGACTACGAGCTCACGCTGTCCGGCAATGCGCAGGTCCGCCGCATCGACGGCGTGATCAAGGGCGACGAGATCAATTACCGCAAGGACACCGGCAAGGTCGACGTGCGCGGCAACGCCCGCATGATGCGCGACGGCACGCTGGTGACCGGGCCGAACGCCACGTTCAACGTGGACCGGTATTCCGGCGAGGTCGAAAAGCCCAACTTCTGGCTGGGCGCCACCGGCGGCTTTGCCGTGGCCGACCACGCCGACATCTTCAGCAAGTCGCAGATGCGGCTGCACACGGTGACGTACAGCGGCTGCCCGTGCGAAAACCCGTCGTGGTACATCAAGGCCAATTCGGTCGATATCGACTTCGACGAAAACGAGGGCGTGGCCCGCGGCGGCGTCCTGTATTTCAAGGACGTGCCGATCCTGGCCTCGCCCTACATGACCTTCCCGGTCAAGCGCGAGCGCAAGTCGGGCTTCCTGATCCCGACCTACGGCACGACCAGCCAGGGCGGCTTCGACATTTCGATTCCGTACTATTTCAACCTGGCGCCCAATTACGACCTGACAGTGCAGCCGCGTTACTTCTCCAAGCGCGGCACCCAGTTGGGCGGCGAGTTCCGCTATATGGGGTACACGTACGGCGGCATGCTGGACGGTACCTATCTGCCCGACGACGACGTGACGGGCAAGGACCGCTGGATGTACTGGTGGCGCCACCAGCAGCAGTTCTCGCACGGTTTCTATACCGACTGGGATATCGCCAAGGTCTCGGACGACAATTACTTCCGCGACATCTCGCAACTGGGCCTGAACCAGGCGTCCACGACGTACCTGCCGCAACGCGGCCGCGTGGGCTGGGTTTCCAACTACTGGAGCGCCTACGCGCAGGTCTACAAGTTCCAGACGCTGCAGGATCCCGATGCGCCGCTGGTTCCGCCGTACGACAAAGAGCCCGAAATCTATCTGCGCGGTTCGCGCTATGACTGGGGCGGCTTCGATGTGGACTGGACCTCGACCGCGGTGCGCTTCAGCATGCCCCAGTATGGCGCGGCCCTGCGGGCGCCCGATGGCGACCGTTTCCAGACCTATCCCACCATCTCGTATCCGATCGTGCGGCCGGGCTGGTTCTTCACGCCCAAGGCCGGCATCAACTACACCTCGTATCAGACCAAATGGTATGGGGTGGATGCGCAGGGCCTGAACGGCGGTGTGGCCAGTGGCCTGCCCCGCTCGCAGACCCGCACGGTGCCGATCATGTCGCTGGACACGGGCCTGATCTTCGAGCGCGACACCACGCTGTTCGGCAAATCGTCCACGCAGACGCTGGAGCCGCGGCTGTACTACCTGTACGTGCCGTATCGCGATCAGTCCAAGATTCCCGTCTTCGACACGTCGCTGGCCGACTTCAGCTTCACCCAGGCCTTCGAGGAAAACATCTACTCGGGCGGCTGGGACCGTATCGCCAACGCCAATCAGCTGACCGCGGCATTGACCACGCGCTGGCTCGATGCCGACACCGGCTTCGAGCGCATGTCGCTGGGCGTGGCGCAGCGCCTGTACTTCGAAGACCAGAAGGTCACACTGCCTCTGGAAACCCCGCGTACGAACGTGCGCTCCGATTTCCTGGTGGGCGCCTCCGCCGCGTTGACGGACACGCTCAACACGGACGTCGCCGCGCAGTACAACCCCTACGACAACAACTGGTCGCGCGGGCTCATCAGCGCGCGCTGGTCGCCGCAGCGCCTGACCACCGTGGCGGTGGCCTATCGCTACCAGCGCGACCCCCAGCCGGGCGTGTTCTATCAGCCGCAGGGCCAGAACCAGGTCAGCCTGGCCGTCCAATGGCCGTTCAGCAAGCGCTGGTACGGTGTGGGCCGGGTGGACTATTCTTTGCGTTCCGGACCGTCCAGCACGCTGGCCGATACGACGGAATCCCCGCGCGTGACGCAGGCCATCGCCGGCCTGGAGTACAAGGGCGACTGCTGCTGGGTGGGCCGCATGGTCTACCAGCGCTACGCCGTATCGGCGGCGGACACCAACTCCGCGCTGTTCTTCCAGCTTGAGCTCACGGGCCTGGGTTCCCTCGGAACCGACCCCATGAACCTGCTGAACAGAAGTATCCCCGGTTACACGCGCGTCACGCCGCCCGCGCAAGCCGGGACCACATTTGAAAGGTATGAATGATGCGTAGGTTGCACTCTTTGCGCCGCCTCTCCGGCAATGCGCTGCTGCTGGCTCTGTGCGCCGGCTTGCCCGCCGCCCATGCCGCCGAGCAGACCGCGCGCGGCGCCAACAGCGCCAAGGCCGCTCCGGCCGCGCAGAACCAGGAAGCGCCCGCGCCCAAGGGCGAGCAATTCGTGGACGGCATCGCCGCGATCGTCGACAAGGACGTGATCACGCTGCGCGAATTGCGCGACGCTTCCCAGCGCATCGCCGGCGAACTCAAGTCGCGCGGCATCCAGGTGCCGGACGACCAGACGCTGCAACACCAGGTGCTGCAGCGTCTCATCATGGAACGCGTGCAGCGCCACGAAGCCGACCGCCTCGGCATCCGCGTGGACGACGCCCAGATCGACACGGCCATCCAGGCGATCGCCTCGCGCAACAAGATCAGCGTGGCGCAACTGCGCCAGGAGCTCGAAAAGTCCGGCACGTCCTGGGACAGTTACCGCAAGGCGCTGCGTGACGAGATCCGTTCGGATCGCCTGCGCCAGCGCGCGGTCGACTCGACCATCGTCATCTCCGACGCGGAAGTCGACGCTTTCCTGAAGGACCAGCGCCGCAACCCGGCTTTCGCCGCGGCCCCCCCGCAGGCGGCGCCGCAAGCGCAACCCCAGCCCCAGCCGCAGGCCGCACCCGAGCAGGCCGCCGCCGCCGGTCCCATGCTGTACGCCCTGGCGCAAATTCTGGTGCGCGTGCCGGAAGGCTCGTCGCCCGATCAACTGGCGCTGCTGCGCAAGAAGGCTGAAGGCCTGCTGGCGCAAGCCAAGCGCGGCGACGACTTCGCAAGCCTTGCCGCGGCATCGTCCGACGGTCCCGAGGCGCTGCAGGGCGGCGTCATGGGCGTGCGTCCGCTGGACGGTTGGCCCGACCTCTTCGTCAAGGCCATCAGCAACCTGCAGAAGGGTCAGGTCAGCCAGCTTATCCAGAGCGGCAACGGCTTTCACATCATCAAGGTGATGGACCGCGGCACCGCCCAGCCCGCGCCCAGCCGCACGGCCCGCGCGCCGGCGCCGCAAGCCGCCCCGCAACCGGCCCCGCAGCCGGCCGCGCGTCCCCAGGCGCCGCAGGGTCCGACGCAGGTTGTTCAAACGCGTGCGCGCCACATCCTGATCAAGACGTCGACCGTCATGAGCGATGATCTGGCCCGCCAGCGCCTGGAGCAGGTCCGCCAACGCCTGGTGAACGGCAGCGCCAAGTTCGAGGAAATGGCGCGCCAGTATTCGCAGGACGCCACCGCGCCGCAAGGCGGCGAACTGGGATGGCTGAACCCGGGTGAAACCGTGCCGCCGTTCGAAGCCGCCATGAATGCGCTGCAACCTGGCGAAATCAGCCAGCCCGTGCAGACGCCGTTCGGCTGGCACCTGATCGAGGTCGAAGAACGCCGCGATCACGATGCGACCGACGATCTGGCCCGCATGCGCGCCCGTCAGACCCTGTTCGAGCGCCGCGCCCAGCCCGCTTTTGAAGACTGGCTTGAGCAACTGCGTGCACAGGCGTACGTCGACAACCGCCTCGAAAAGCAGCAGAAGATCCAGCAGAACAACCGCTAAACGCATTACGGGCTTTTCATGTCTCAACACCAGGCGCGCAAGCGCTTTGGCCAGAACTTCCTGACCGACGACAGCGTCGTCGAGTCCATCGTCCGGGCGGTTGCGCCCGCCCGCGACGATGCCGTGGTCGAGATCGGCCCAGGCCTGTCCGCGCTGACGCGGCCGCTGCTCGAGCGCCTGGACCATCTCACCGCAGTCGAAATCGACCGCGATTTGGCCGCCCGCCTGCGCAAGCAGTTCGAGGCATCGCGCCTGACCGTGGTCGAGGCCGACGCGCTGACGGTGGATTTCTCGCAGTTCGGCGGCGCGCTGCGCGTCGTGGGCAATCTGCCCTACAACATCTCCAGCCCGTTGCTGTTCCACCTGATGACGTGGGCCGATCACATCCGCGATCAGCATTTCATGCTGCAGCGCGAAGTGATCGACCGCATGGTGGCCAAGCCCGGCTCCGGCGACTTCAGCCGCTTGTCCGTGATGCTGCAATCGCGCTATCGCATGCACAAGCTGTTCGACGTGCCGCCCGAAGCCTTCGATCCGCCTCCCAAGGTGGTATCGGCCATCGTGCGCATGGTGCCGCTGCCGGCGGACCGCCTGCGGCCCATCAGCGAGCGCGCCTTCGAAACCGTGGTGGCGCGCGCCTTTTCGCAGCGCCGCAAGATGCTGCGGCGGGTGCTGGCCGACTGGGCGCCGCAAGTGCCCTGGGAAGCCCTGGACATTGCGCCCACCGCGCGCGCCGAGGACATTTCGGTCGACCGCTACATCCGCCTGTCGGATGCACTGGTCGAAGCTGGGGTGTTGGCGCGCGATTGACGTCTTTTCGGTATGGCAAGGCAATGCAAAAAGGCCCCTCGGGGCCTTTTTGCTTTTTTGCGCTACGGGTTGGCGGCAATGTCGCCGGCATGCACGGTGCCGGCAGGCCCGATCACAGCATGCGTTTCTGCGCCGCCATCCACAGCTGCATCACGTCCCGCGCCCGGTCGGTCAGCAGGCGCTCGGCGTCCACCAGGGCCTGCTGCAAGGTGATGGGGCCGGGGGCCAGGCTGAACGCGGCGCTGATGCCGCAGGCGTGCAGGGCCTCGTAGCCGTCGCCCAGCGAACCGGCCAGCGCCACGACGGGAACGCCCGCGCGCTGCGCAATCCTGGCGACGCCTGCCGGGGTCTTGCCGCGCAGGGTCTGTGCGTCCATGCGGCCTTCGCCGGTGAACACCAGCGTCGCGCCTTCGACGGCGTCGGCCAACCCACCCAGTTCCGCGACGATCTCCACCCCAGGGCGGAAATGCGCATTGAGAAATGCCTTGGCGGCAAAGCCCAGGCCGCCCGCGGCGCCGGCGCCGGGCGCGTCGCGGTGATCGGCGTTCAGATGGCGGGCGCAGACGTCGGCAAAGTTGCCCAGCATCGTGTCCAGCGTCTGCACCTGTTCCGGCGTCGCGCCCTTTTGCGGCCCGAAGACATGCGAGGCGCCCTGCGGTCCGCACAAGGGGTTGTCGACGTCGGAAGCGATGTCGATGCGAACCTGCGCCAGCCGCGGGTCCAGACCGCGCGTGTCGATCGAGGCAAGCTGCCCCAGCGCGCCGCCGCCCGGCGGCAAACTGTTGCCGCCCGCGTCCAGCAACCGCACGCCCAGCGCCGTCAGCATGCCGGCGCCCGCGTCGTTGGTGGCCGAGCCGCCCAGGCCCAGAATGATGCGCGTGGCGCCCGCGTCCAGCGCCGCGCGCATCAGCTCGCCCACGCCGTGGCTGCTGGCGCGCATCGGGTCGCGCTTGGATGGTGCTATCAATTCAAGGCCCGCGGCCGCGGCCATCTCGATGATGGCGGTGCCGTCTTCCAGCAGACCCCACACGGCGTCGACCTTGTGGCCGAGCGCGTCGTTGACCGTGATCTGGCGCTCCTTGCCGCCGGTGGCGGCCAGCACGGCCTCGACCGTGCCTTCGCCGCCGTCGGCCATCGGGACGCACACCGTATGCGCGCCGGGAAAGGCCGCCTTGACGCCGCGCGCAATGGCGGCGGCCGCATCAGGCGCGGAAACGCTTTCTTTGAACGAGTCGGGAGCGATGACGATTTTCACGGGTGTCGTTGGGCGTGTTGAGGGTCGGAAATGTCACCCATGATACCCGTGGCAACGCGGCCGGCGTACCATAGCGCTTTCGTTGTTTTTGCGAGAGTGGACCGCCATGCCTGTATTGCGCCGCACCAAAATTGTCGCCACCCTGGGACCCTCGACCTCGTCGCCCGAACGCATCGACGCGCTGATTCGCGCGGGGCTGGATGTGGCGCGGCTGAACTTCTCGCACGGCAGCGCGGACGATCACCGCGAACGCGCGCGCCTGGTGCGCGAGATCGCCGCCAAGCAAGGCCGCTTCGTCGCCATCATGGGCGACTTGCAAGGACCGAAGATCCGCATCGCACGCTTTGTCGACAAGCTGGTGCATCTGCAGGTGGGCCAGCCGTTCACGCTGTCGCGCGTGCATCCCAAGGAGGCCGGCACCGCCAGCATCGTGGGCATTGATTACCCCGAACTCGTCACCGACTGCCGCGTGGGCGACGAGCTGCTGCTCGATGACGGCCGCGTCGTGCTGGTTGTCGACCGCGTCGAAGGCGACGAGGTCCACACCACCGTCACGGTGGGCGGCCCGCTGTCCAACAACAAGGGCATCAACCGCCGCGGCGGCGGCCTGTCGGCGCCCAGCCTTACCGACAAAGACCGCGTCGACATCAAGCTGGCCGCTGAAATGGAACTGGACTATGTGGCCGTGTCGTTCCCGCGCTATGGCAGCGATATCGACGAGGCCCGTACCCTGCTTGCCGCCGCCGGCAGCCAGGCGTGGATCATCGCCAAGATCGAACGCGCCGAGGCCGTGGCCGACGACGAAGCCCTGGACGCGCTGATCCGCGCCAGCGACGGCGTGATGGTGGCGCGCGGCGACCTGGGCGTGGA
The DNA window shown above is from Achromobacter spanius and carries:
- the murU gene encoding N-acetylmuramate alpha-1-phosphate uridylyltransferase MurU; the encoded protein is MRAMILAAGRGERMRPLTDRLPKPMLPVGGKPLIVWHLERLAAAGVRDIVINHAWLGHEIERALGDGSAHGVRIRYSAEATALETAGGIAQALPLLGDDPFLVINGDIWCDWDPAAAQDASRLVARGGAWLLLVDNPAHHPAGDFVLTADGRVLAHGEPRLTFAGVGVYHPSLFADVPRGEAAPLAPLLRQAMGQDQVHGARHAGRWTDVGTPQRLADLDAELAGTAA
- a CDS encoding DUF6776 family protein, translating into MFGRSQRATFKPSVYQPGQRTRRMPRWLVLLMVGIALGAGGVLFLQTNYGPQRLTVEQSEQLHSELSASNMERQRLQTQLEEATQQRDANKAGHEKLTTDLAESRAKIETLNKELVLFQDAMPPDPRGGNLGIRSASFKRAPGLLDYQVLVMREDRTGAPFKGTLTFAIEGSYPNGRAATVTPEGPALTVDRYDYALGQLKLPDGFTARVVVLRVLDPNQKQQAMRIYNVRN
- the pyk gene encoding pyruvate kinase, whose translation is MPVLRRTKIVATLGPSTSSPERIDALIRAGLDVARLNFSHGSADDHRERARLVREIAAKQGRFVAIMGDLQGPKIRIARFVDKLVHLQVGQPFTLSRVHPKEAGTASIVGIDYPELVTDCRVGDELLLDDGRVVLVVDRVEGDEVHTTVTVGGPLSNNKGINRRGGGLSAPSLTDKDRVDIKLAAEMELDYVAVSFPRYGSDIDEARTLLAAAGSQAWIIAKIERAEAVADDEALDALIRASDGVMVARGDLGVEVGDAELVGIQKRIIQHARTLNKVVITATQMMESMISSPMPTRAEVSDVANAVLDYTDAVMLSAESASGQYPVETVQAMARVCLGAEKHPTTTKSHHRMGETFTRCDETIALAAMYAANHFPGVKAIIALTESGHTPLIMSRIRSGVPIYCYSPHSVTQNRVTMFRGVYTIPFSPSEYDPADLSNAAIDELRKRNLVQTGDWVILTKGDFYRDSGGTNGMKILLVD
- a CDS encoding aminoglycoside phosphotransferase family protein: MKNDHDPRLAQVRTWLQGLPPALNLAVETLRPASADASFRRYFRLDAGSRTLIVMDAPPQHEDCRPFLHVDKLLADAGLNVPAVLAQDLDQGLLLLSDLGEQTYYQRIQDGLDDAQLQTLYREALAALVKLQKASTAGLGNYDSARLADELKLFPEWYVQKHHGVTLDDKTANALEKIFALLSASNGGQPQVLVHRDFHSPNLMVCDQPQYGPNPGVIDFQDALAGPITYDLASLVTDARTTWEEPQQLDWAIRYWEMARAAGLPVDTDFADFHRAYEWMGLQRNLRILGVFARLNHRDGKAHYLAHMPRVNGYVRQVAQRYGVFTPLLRLLDRLDDRQVSVGYTF
- a CDS encoding peptidylprolyl isomerase → MMRRLHSLRRLSGNALLLALCAGLPAAHAAEQTARGANSAKAAPAAQNQEAPAPKGEQFVDGIAAIVDKDVITLRELRDASQRIAGELKSRGIQVPDDQTLQHQVLQRLIMERVQRHEADRLGIRVDDAQIDTAIQAIASRNKISVAQLRQELEKSGTSWDSYRKALRDEIRSDRLRQRAVDSTIVISDAEVDAFLKDQRRNPAFAAAPPQAAPQAQPQPQPQAAPEQAAAAGPMLYALAQILVRVPEGSSPDQLALLRKKAEGLLAQAKRGDDFASLAAASSDGPEALQGGVMGVRPLDGWPDLFVKAISNLQKGQVSQLIQSGNGFHIIKVMDRGTAQPAPSRTARAPAPQAAPQPAPQPAARPQAPQGPTQVVQTRARHILIKTSTVMSDDLARQRLEQVRQRLVNGSAKFEEMARQYSQDATAPQGGELGWLNPGETVPPFEAAMNALQPGEISQPVQTPFGWHLIEVEERRDHDATDDLARMRARQTLFERRAQPAFEDWLEQLRAQAYVDNRLEKQQKIQQNNR
- a CDS encoding glycerate kinase — encoded protein: MKIVIAPDSFKESVSAPDAAAAIARGVKAAFPGAHTVCVPMADGGEGTVEAVLAATGGKERQITVNDALGHKVDAVWGLLEDGTAIIEMAAAAGLELIAPSKRDPMRASSHGVGELMRAALDAGATRIILGLGGSATNDAGAGMLTALGVRLLDAGGNSLPPGGGALGQLASIDTRGLDPRLAQVRIDIASDVDNPLCGPQGASHVFGPQKGATPEQVQTLDTMLGNFADVCARHLNADHRDAPGAGAAGGLGFAAKAFLNAHFRPGVEIVAELGGLADAVEGATLVFTGEGRMDAQTLRGKTPAGVARIAQRAGVPVVALAGSLGDGYEALHACGISAAFSLAPGPITLQQALVDAERLLTDRARDVMQLWMAAQKRML
- a CDS encoding LPS-assembly protein LptD, yielding MRKVPWLILSVVSVAAGAAQAQGSPDAAASAPSVSSTPQLRTSPGLRMHRLPDESIPAFMEADTISGDPDYELTLSGNAQVRRIDGVIKGDEINYRKDTGKVDVRGNARMMRDGTLVTGPNATFNVDRYSGEVEKPNFWLGATGGFAVADHADIFSKSQMRLHTVTYSGCPCENPSWYIKANSVDIDFDENEGVARGGVLYFKDVPILASPYMTFPVKRERKSGFLIPTYGTTSQGGFDISIPYYFNLAPNYDLTVQPRYFSKRGTQLGGEFRYMGYTYGGMLDGTYLPDDDVTGKDRWMYWWRHQQQFSHGFYTDWDIAKVSDDNYFRDISQLGLNQASTTYLPQRGRVGWVSNYWSAYAQVYKFQTLQDPDAPLVPPYDKEPEIYLRGSRYDWGGFDVDWTSTAVRFSMPQYGAALRAPDGDRFQTYPTISYPIVRPGWFFTPKAGINYTSYQTKWYGVDAQGLNGGVASGLPRSQTRTVPIMSLDTGLIFERDTTLFGKSSTQTLEPRLYYLYVPYRDQSKIPVFDTSLADFSFTQAFEENIYSGGWDRIANANQLTAALTTRWLDADTGFERMSLGVAQRLYFEDQKVTLPLETPRTNVRSDFLVGASAALTDTLNTDVAAQYNPYDNNWSRGLISARWSPQRLTTVAVAYRYQRDPQPGVFYQPQGQNQVSLAVQWPFSKRWYGVGRVDYSLRSGPSSTLADTTESPRVTQAIAGLEYKGDCCWVGRMVYQRYAVSAADTNSALFFQLELTGLGSLGTDPMNLLNRSIPGYTRVTPPAQAGTTFERYE
- the rsmA gene encoding 16S rRNA (adenine(1518)-N(6)/adenine(1519)-N(6))-dimethyltransferase RsmA, translating into MSQHQARKRFGQNFLTDDSVVESIVRAVAPARDDAVVEIGPGLSALTRPLLERLDHLTAVEIDRDLAARLRKQFEASRLTVVEADALTVDFSQFGGALRVVGNLPYNISSPLLFHLMTWADHIRDQHFMLQREVIDRMVAKPGSGDFSRLSVMLQSRYRMHKLFDVPPEAFDPPPKVVSAIVRMVPLPADRLRPISERAFETVVARAFSQRRKMLRRVLADWAPQVPWEALDIAPTARAEDISVDRYIRLSDALVEAGVLARD